The Nitratidesulfovibrio sp. SRB-5 genome includes a window with the following:
- a CDS encoding phage tail protein, giving the protein MERLTPADNSVPFFPPAMRVRADDVLLVLHLNCLDLTQVVSEWVEWRPWLTIADILDARWPEGMLIDEGLDLLFSVSGRLLSFEEAERYIVRPGDGLSVALVPGDGGGGGSNTIAAVAMMAVMLAAPAVGGMLALGFENAIGAYGLVSTLSVGTMTGLGTAAVALVGAVGVNAFIPSAKPSLGQGLGQNPMDNSPTYGFSAQANPMEPGRPVPVLQGEKHNFTPTKLTQHLSTSGDRRLWNGLFLISEGPVDEVFDVRIDGNKAGNYEGLEIDIRLGTEGQDVLPWFNDAITERTEGVTVKLSTDWHEVVLDGTGVRKLGFGVQCASGLGYANDKGGLDPVTVQVQFQHRLHGETEWTDLGTVSISGAKRAAIMRYYEFEVPEGRHEVRYRHPVAPPTGDRYISDTWLEYTHEIVPDDFRLPHCALLAIRALPTDKLNGSAPKVTCSARRMTAMLPDGQGGAVSRDIGNMAWAALELITNTRWGAGEPVESIDVPSFVEAAEWCELKGLKGSMYWDTQCTLETALGYLGQFGRFIVDRVGTKIVCISDRPVALPDAAFLVTSADILQGTLGLEYPNSDDLADGCEITWFDPERGKQVAFAPGDFFNAVVDRPPTVAQITLYPCNSDEGAQRAGEYINRCNRYLSRRVDLTLLWRALGPHIRRGSVIQVAADRLMATQSGVVLSATETTVKLSRPVQLEPGTAYEVRLAHVDVAGDVEGVEKVEVRPLASVAESTLTDTLTLAAPWGRVPSPGCSAAVGEVQRVTRWYRVRSLSRSSDMRVTLKALEYDEAVYADEGVAPQTDSAANLPAVVGLVTTIIDANEDLVSKKLISLAWRGTALEWRVFVRRLGADADEWVYLDKTPYPSFLARNIEVGHMYRFAVTHTGSVADGLTVDVDYQLNTPSGAIRPVTVIENGVEVPLYALVNGEPQQVMGVF; this is encoded by the coding sequence ATGGAACGGTTGACCCCTGCCGACAACTCCGTCCCGTTCTTCCCGCCCGCAATGAGGGTGCGGGCGGACGACGTGCTGCTCGTGCTCCACCTGAATTGCCTCGATCTCACGCAGGTGGTGAGTGAGTGGGTGGAGTGGCGACCATGGCTGACTATTGCCGACATCCTTGATGCGCGGTGGCCCGAGGGCATGCTCATCGATGAGGGGCTGGACCTACTCTTTTCCGTGAGCGGGCGTCTCCTGTCCTTCGAGGAGGCGGAGCGCTACATCGTGCGGCCGGGTGACGGGTTATCCGTGGCCTTGGTGCCGGGCGACGGCGGTGGTGGGGGGTCGAATACCATTGCCGCAGTGGCGATGATGGCGGTGATGCTTGCCGCGCCTGCTGTTGGTGGCATGCTTGCACTTGGTTTTGAAAACGCCATTGGCGCATACGGTCTTGTTTCCACCTTGTCCGTGGGGACCATGACCGGGCTTGGCACTGCGGCTGTGGCCCTGGTGGGAGCGGTGGGGGTCAACGCCTTCATCCCTTCGGCCAAGCCGTCATTGGGGCAGGGGCTGGGTCAGAATCCGATGGACAACTCGCCCACATATGGGTTCAGCGCGCAGGCCAACCCCATGGAGCCGGGGCGACCGGTACCCGTGCTCCAAGGCGAGAAGCACAACTTCACCCCAACCAAGCTGACGCAGCACCTTTCGACCTCGGGTGACCGGCGGTTGTGGAACGGTCTGTTCCTCATCTCCGAGGGCCCGGTGGATGAGGTTTTCGATGTCCGGATCGACGGGAACAAGGCTGGCAACTACGAGGGCCTCGAAATCGACATCCGGCTCGGAACGGAAGGACAGGACGTCCTCCCGTGGTTCAACGACGCGATCACCGAACGGACCGAAGGGGTGACGGTCAAGCTCTCCACGGACTGGCACGAGGTGGTGCTGGACGGCACCGGGGTGCGAAAGCTGGGCTTCGGCGTGCAGTGCGCGTCCGGCCTCGGGTACGCCAACGACAAGGGCGGGCTGGACCCGGTGACCGTGCAGGTGCAGTTCCAGCACCGCCTCCACGGGGAGACGGAGTGGACGGACCTGGGCACGGTGTCAATTTCCGGGGCCAAGCGTGCCGCGATCATGCGCTACTACGAGTTTGAGGTGCCCGAGGGGCGGCACGAGGTGCGCTACCGACACCCCGTCGCGCCTCCGACCGGTGACCGCTACATCTCGGACACCTGGCTCGAATACACACACGAGATCGTGCCGGATGACTTCCGGCTGCCGCACTGCGCCTTGCTGGCGATCAGGGCGCTCCCCACGGACAAACTCAACGGCAGCGCGCCGAAGGTCACGTGCAGCGCAAGGCGCATGACGGCCATGCTGCCGGATGGGCAGGGCGGGGCCGTCAGCCGCGACATCGGCAACATGGCGTGGGCTGCGCTGGAATTGATCACCAACACCCGTTGGGGCGCGGGCGAGCCCGTGGAAAGCATCGACGTTCCGTCGTTCGTGGAGGCCGCCGAGTGGTGTGAGCTCAAAGGTCTGAAAGGCTCGATGTATTGGGACACCCAGTGCACGCTGGAAACCGCGCTCGGGTATCTGGGGCAGTTCGGGCGGTTCATCGTGGACAGGGTGGGTACGAAGATCGTGTGCATCAGCGACCGCCCCGTGGCCTTGCCGGATGCCGCGTTCCTGGTCACCTCCGCCGACATCCTGCAAGGGACGCTGGGCCTCGAATACCCGAACTCGGATGACTTGGCCGACGGGTGCGAGATCACCTGGTTCGATCCGGAACGGGGCAAGCAGGTGGCTTTCGCCCCCGGCGACTTCTTCAACGCGGTGGTGGACCGACCGCCGACGGTGGCGCAGATCACCCTGTATCCTTGCAACAGCGATGAGGGAGCGCAGCGGGCCGGAGAGTACATCAACCGATGTAACCGCTACCTGAGCCGCCGCGTGGACCTCACGTTGCTTTGGCGTGCCCTTGGGCCGCACATCCGGCGCGGTTCGGTGATTCAAGTTGCGGCCGACCGGCTCATGGCCACGCAATCGGGCGTGGTGCTGTCGGCCACCGAGACCACGGTGAAGCTGAGCCGCCCCGTGCAGCTTGAGCCCGGAACGGCCTACGAGGTGCGGCTGGCGCATGTGGATGTGGCGGGCGACGTGGAGGGCGTGGAGAAGGTCGAGGTGAGGCCCCTTGCCTCCGTGGCCGAATCGACTCTGACCGATACGCTGACGCTCGCGGCTCCGTGGGGGCGGGTGCCGTCCCCCGGCTGTTCCGCCGCTGTGGGCGAGGTGCAGCGGGTGACGCGGTGGTACCGGGTGCGCTCGCTGAGTCGCTCTAGCGACATGCGTGTGACGCTCAAAGCGCTGGAGTACGACGAGGCGGTTTATGCCGACGAAGGCGTGGCGCCACAAACCGACAGCGCGGCCAACCTGCCCGCAGTGGTGGGCCTCGTGACCACGATCATCGACGCCAACGAGGACTTGGTGAGCAAGAAGCTCATCTCCCTGGCATGGCGCGGAACGGCCCTGGAGTGGCGCGTGTTCGTGCGGAGGCTGGGGGCTGATGCCGACGAGTGGGTGTACCTCGACAAGACCCCATACCCCTCGTTCCTCGCTCGCAACATCGAAGTGGGGCACATGTACCGCTTTGCTGTCACCCACACCGGCAGTGTGGCGGACGGCCTGACCGTTGACGTGGACTACCAACTCAACACGCCCTCCGGGGCTATCCGACCGGTGACGGTGATCGAAAACGGCGTGGAGGTGCCGCTCTACGCGTTGGTGAATGGTGAGCCGCAGCAGGTCATGGGGGTGTTCTGA
- a CDS encoding phage tail protein, with protein MRLTIIRDDNVVIVDGRALSVDLSGLPDSLHAVQWDGQAGHVEFNDGTPNEKLEDISAWQSVVDAWEAVRQVEDAPPSEATLEEARAAKLAEIAKAHDAALAGLVALSNPAPTVVAVEAALLAVSDPEGLDYARQRLAEQQRDLAAAVMAVGAVEDVRAVEVGFLV; from the coding sequence ATGCGACTGACCATCATCCGGGACGACAACGTGGTGATCGTGGACGGGCGCGCCCTGTCCGTGGACCTGTCCGGGTTGCCTGACAGCCTGCATGCCGTGCAGTGGGACGGGCAGGCGGGCCACGTGGAGTTCAACGACGGCACGCCCAACGAGAAGTTGGAGGACATCTCGGCTTGGCAGTCTGTGGTCGATGCGTGGGAGGCGGTGCGGCAAGTCGAAGATGCCCCGCCGTCGGAGGCGACGCTTGAAGAGGCCAGGGCCGCGAAGCTGGCTGAGATCGCCAAGGCCCATGACGCCGCCCTGGCGGGTCTTGTGGCGTTGTCGAACCCTGCGCCCACCGTGGTGGCGGTGGAGGCGGCTCTGTTGGCCGTCAGCGACCCGGAAGGGCTCGACTATGCGCGGCAGCGGTTGGCAGAACAGCAGCGCGACCTTGCGGCGGCTGTGATGGCCGTCGGTGCTGTGGAAGATGTGAGGGCGGTGGAGGTGGGGTTCTTGGTGTGA
- a CDS encoding helix-turn-helix domain-containing protein produces MNAPTEHQIIRHNGQPVAVVVPYAEYVRAFGPQAGPEPTVPHDVVGRVVNDGVSPCRAWREHLGLTQAEVAARMGVTQSAYAQMEASDAKLRVATRRKIAAALGVAVELLDL; encoded by the coding sequence ATGAACGCACCTACTGAACACCAAATCATCCGGCACAACGGGCAGCCCGTGGCCGTCGTGGTGCCCTACGCGGAGTATGTTCGGGCCTTCGGTCCACAGGCCGGGCCGGAACCCACCGTTCCGCACGATGTGGTGGGACGCGTGGTCAACGATGGCGTTTCCCCCTGCCGGGCATGGCGCGAGCATCTTGGGCTGACGCAAGCCGAAGTGGCCGCCCGCATGGGCGTCACCCAGTCCGCCTATGCCCAGATGGAAGCCAGCGACGCGAAGCTCCGCGTCGCAACCCGACGCAAAATCGCTGCCGCCCTTGGCGTGGCGGTCGAGTTGCTCGACCTGTAG
- a CDS encoding type II toxin-antitoxin system RelE family toxin encodes MTRIEWALKAVKQLRKLPQAEQVKVHAAVGALAEWPDVRNVKALVNRVDYRLRVGRYRVLFHVTPDGELTVINIDEVRKRDERTY; translated from the coding sequence ATGACGCGCATCGAATGGGCACTGAAGGCGGTAAAGCAACTGCGCAAGCTGCCGCAGGCGGAGCAGGTGAAGGTGCACGCCGCCGTGGGTGCCCTTGCCGAGTGGCCGGACGTGCGCAACGTCAAGGCGCTGGTCAACCGGGTTGACTATCGGCTGCGCGTCGGGCGCTACCGCGTCCTGTTCCATGTGACGCCCGATGGCGAGTTGACCGTCATCAACATCGACGAGGTGAGAAAGCGCGATGAACGCACCTACTGA
- a CDS encoding helix-turn-helix domain-containing protein produces the protein MLPESILDMSPVAILCGLRYREGMTQAELARRTGIPQRHISEMENNRRPIATQNARKLAEALSCPPTRFLST, from the coding sequence GTGTTGCCCGAATCGATTCTCGACATGTCCCCTGTCGCCATCTTGTGCGGCCTGCGTTACCGCGAGGGCATGACCCAGGCTGAGCTTGCGCGCCGCACAGGCATTCCGCAACGGCACATCAGCGAGATGGAAAACAACCGCCGTCCCATCGCCACGCAGAACGCCCGCAAGCTGGCCGAAGCGTTGAGTTGCCCCCCAACGCGCTTCCTTTCCACATAG
- a CDS encoding type II toxin-antitoxin system HicB family antitoxin — protein MHCTIEVEREEDGRWLAEVMELPGVMPYSPSAEMAATKAFALRAIADRLEYGDSVPGIEQITFSTSNEPLALR, from the coding sequence ATGCACTGCACCATTGAAGTCGAACGGGAAGAAGACGGGCGCTGGCTGGCCGAAGTCATGGAACTTCCCGGCGTGATGCCCTATTCCCCATCGGCGGAGATGGCGGCCACCAAGGCCTTTGCCCTGCGTGCCATTGCCGACCGGCTGGAATACGGCGATTCTGTGCCCGGCATCGAGCAGATCACCTTCTCCACCAGCAATGAGCCATTGGCCCTCCGTTAA